The nucleotide sequence TTTAAGAGCATGAGCTGCTTATATAATTATGATAGTGTTTACACATTTGTCAAATCCTTCCCTTTCTTGTAATGTTGACACTTTAGTTCCTTTAAGCAAAACGGAAAGGAATCATGCATACTGCTTTGACTCAATAAAAACAAAGCTGATAAATTAAATTAGATGCTTTAAATATTTACACCCCAAGCCATCACTCACCTTTATCCACTGAGCCATCTCCATCTGTCAGTATAACCCATGGTATAGCTTTGTTTCCATCCAACCTGTAAATAACACCTGTACGATCATCCACTGAATACAACTTTCCGTTAAATACTATTAGCTCAGACAGTTCCATTCCTCTCCCTTTTTCTGCCAAGTGTGTTTCTAAGACAATGTCCTCTTTCTCCCACTGTACGGTAACTCGGTCGCCACTATTGAAAAGCGTTAGGTGACCTTTCTTTAGATAGCTGAACCAAGTGTTGTCTTTGGAGCTGCGAGAGTCAGTGTCTAAGTCTGCAATAACTCCAATTTGGTAGCGAATTCCATCCAGTGTTTTCTGGGCTGGAGAGAGTGGGTAGGTGTCATTATACAGTTCACTAGCTAGGGGCTGAACTATCTTCCAATTGTGAACATTAGGTAATACAGTCTTTGGGCTTGAAGATCGATGAAAGCAGAGCAGCAACAACAATAATGCTAAGCCCAATAAGGAAACAACAATAGCACGCCAGCGTGGCTGGAAACGGGGATCTGCAGTCTTTGTCATGGACGTTAGAACAGGGAGGCCACCCACGCTGATCCGCAGGGGGTTCATAGACTCTTTACATTCCAGTTGTTTGTAGGTATTCATAAAGGCATCAGGGTTGCAAGTCAGGACcctgacaggaaaaaaaaaaaaaaaacagccaaggTCAATCAAAATCACTAAAAAGAGAACATGTGAATCTGGCATTATAAGGAGGGTTTCTCCCAACACTCTACATCAATCTGTTTTCCTCTTGCTTTATATAATATGATGTTTGCAGACTACACTTCAATTTATTGGGCTCCCTTTTGTAGTGAACAGCACAGCTCTGGTAAACCTCTAGAGGGTAGAggcttttttaaattattatttgtaattaaatttttttttaaaagtgtgcGACAAGTTGTAGAGTAGGAAAAACCTGATTATCAAGTAAACAGCAATCTACATACCACGTAGTCCAGGGTGTGACACCCTTTGAAGTTAGCTGCACCTACCTACGTCTGTCACCTGAACAAATACAGAGATAAGGGGATACTGTGACTGATTCCAGTCTTCTTTTACATTAACATAACAAATTACCATAGTTTTAGTGGATTCAG is from Dendropsophus ebraccatus isolate aDenEbr1 chromosome 14, aDenEbr1.pat, whole genome shotgun sequence and encodes:
- the CANT1 gene encoding soluble calcium-activated nucleotidase 1; the protein is MNTYKQLECKESMNPLRISVGGLPVLTSMTKTADPRFQPRWRAIVVSLLGLALLLLLLCFHRSSSPKTVLPNVHNWKIVQPLASELYNDTYPLSPAQKTLDGIRYQIGVIADLDTDSRSSKDNTWFSYLKKGHLTLFNSGDRVTVQWEKEDIVLETHLAEKGRGMELSELIVFNGKLYSVDDRTGVIYRLDGNKAIPWVILTDGDGSVDKGFKAEWLAVKDELLYVGGLGKEWTTTTGRVLNENPEWIKLVGPSGDVQHRNWIPNYNLLREAAGIKSPGYLIHESAAWSESLHSWFFLPRRASKDRYSEKEDERRGANILLRASADFSKITLSHVGTQIPTHGFSSFKFIPNTDDQIIVALKSEENNGKVATYITVFTVDGQVLLPETKIGDVKYEGIEFI